In a genomic window of Rhodovulum sp. P5:
- a CDS encoding F0F1 ATP synthase subunit B produces the protein MKKLAVLLALAASPAFAASGPFFSLFNTNFVVMIAFLSFIAVLVYLKVPGKLMKMLDQRADNIRKELDEARALREEAQTILASYERKQKEVQEQAERIIETAKAEAEAAAAKAKEDLKSAIERRLAAADEQIESAKAGAVKEVRDRAITVAVDAAREVITTQLTAQTGDQLIDAAIGDVKAKLH, from the coding sequence ATGAAGAAACTCGCAGTCCTTCTCGCCCTTGCGGCCAGCCCGGCCTTTGCCGCGTCGGGGCCGTTCTTCTCGCTGTTCAACACCAACTTCGTGGTGATGATCGCGTTCCTCTCCTTCATTGCCGTGCTGGTCTACCTCAAGGTGCCCGGCAAGCTGATGAAGATGCTGGACCAACGCGCCGACAACATCCGCAAGGAACTGGACGAGGCGCGCGCCCTGCGCGAAGAGGCCCAGACCATCCTGGCCAGCTATGAGCGCAAGCAGAAAGAGGTTCAGGAGCAGGCGGAGCGTATCATCGAGACCGCCAAGGCCGAGGCCGAGGCTGCCGCCGCCAAGGCGAAAGAGGATCTCAAATCTGCAATCGAGCGTCGTCTTGCGGCCGCCGACGAGCAGATCGAGTCCGCCAAGGCCGGTGCAGTCAAGGAAGTGCGCGACCGAGCCATCACCGTGGCCGTCGATGCCGCGCGTGAGGTGATCACGACGCAGTTGACGGCACAGACCGGCGATCAGTTGATCGACGCCGCGATCGGCGATGTGAAGGCAAAGCTTCACTGA
- a CDS encoding F0F1 ATP synthase subunit B', with product MATETHAVEEGMAHAADAAHAAESVGMPQLDFSTYPNQIFWLIVTLVVIYFVLSRIALPRIGAVLAERQGTISNDIAAAEELKLQAQEAEKAYEKALADARAEAQRIVAETKAEIKADLDAATAKADAEIAAKSAEAEKQIAEIRANAMQSVTEVAKATATDVVTALGFRADQSAVNAAVDAKLKG from the coding sequence ATGGCAACAGAAACGCACGCCGTCGAAGAGGGTATGGCGCACGCTGCCGACGCCGCACATGCTGCGGAATCGGTCGGCATGCCGCAGCTCGACTTTTCGACCTATCCGAACCAGATTTTCTGGCTGATCGTCACGCTGGTCGTGATCTATTTCGTGCTGTCGCGCATCGCGCTGCCGCGCATCGGCGCCGTTCTTGCCGAGCGTCAGGGCACGATCTCGAACGATATCGCCGCGGCGGAAGAGTTGAAGCTGCAGGCGCAGGAGGCCGAGAAGGCCTATGAGAAGGCGCTGGCCGATGCCCGTGCCGAGGCGCAGCGGATCGTGGCCGAAACCAAGGCCGAGATCAAAGCCGATCTCGACGCGGCCACGGCAAAGGCGGACGCCGAAATCGCCGCCAAGTCGGCCGAGGCCGAGAAGCAGATTGCGGAAATCCGCGCCAACGCGATGCAAAGCGTGACCGAGGTGGCCAAGGCGACGGCGACCGACGTGGTAACCGCGCTGGGCTTTCGTGCCGATCAATCGGCCGTCAACGCGGCGGTTGACGCCAAGCTGAAAGGGTAA
- a CDS encoding AtpZ/AtpI family protein, producing the protein MIDPAERARLEQLEKRIAELKKAEATAEQGATRHQDEHYSQAQLAWRMVIELVAGLGIGFGIGYTLDLWMGTTPIFLVLFILLGFAAGIRVMLRSAQEAQGQQAVEAAKDEKRD; encoded by the coding sequence ATGATCGATCCGGCCGAGAGAGCGCGGCTAGAGCAGCTTGAAAAGCGGATCGCGGAACTGAAGAAGGCCGAAGCCACGGCCGAACAGGGGGCGACGCGGCATCAGGATGAGCATTATTCACAGGCGCAGCTTGCCTGGCGGATGGTGATAGAGCTTGTGGCCGGTCTGGGGATCGGCTTCGGCATCGGGTATACGCTGGACCTCTGGATGGGGACCACGCCGATCTTCCTGGTGCTGTTCATATTGTTGGGCTTCGCCGCCGGGATCCGCGTGATGCTGCGGTCGGCACAAGAAGCGCAGGGGCAACAGGCGGTCGAGGCCGCCAAGGACGAGAAGAGGGACTGA
- a CDS encoding metalloregulator ArsR/SmtB family transcription factor — MEDRLSIVFAALADPTRRAILSMLLEDDMAVTDVAEPFEMSLAAISKHLTILTRAGLISQEKRGRVKWCKLEPDSLRDASIWMQSFGQFEAVNLDAFERFLETEFPPTDPGPTDPS; from the coding sequence ATGGAAGACCGCCTGAGCATCGTATTCGCCGCCCTCGCCGACCCAACGCGGCGCGCGATCCTGTCGATGCTCCTGGAGGACGACATGGCGGTGACCGATGTGGCCGAGCCGTTCGAGATGTCGCTGGCCGCGATTTCCAAGCACCTGACGATCCTGACCCGCGCCGGGCTGATCAGCCAGGAAAAGCGCGGACGGGTGAAATGGTGCAAGCTGGAACCCGACAGCTTGCGCGACGCCTCGATCTGGATGCAGAGCTTCGGCCAGTTCGAGGCGGTGAACCTCGACGCGTTCGAGCGGTTTCTGGAGACAGAGTTCCCGCCAACAGACCCGGGACCGACCGACCCGTCCTAA
- a CDS encoding F0F1 ATP synthase subunit A, which yields MASEEATGGLQIHPMDQFVVKPLFGGDTLHWYTPTNVTLWMGVAILCIVLLLVVGTRGRAIVPSRIQSIAELAYGFVYKMVEDVAGKDGLKYFPYIMTLFMFIVFGNFLGLIPMSFTTTSHLAVTATMALAVFFGVTILGFVKHGMGFLRLFWIDAAPLALRPILAIIEVISYFVRPVSHSIRLMGNMMAGHAVIKVFAGFAGVLGLGAIFPLAAITAVYALETLVAFIQAYVFAILTCVYLRDALHPHH from the coding sequence GTGGCAAGCGAAGAAGCGACCGGCGGCCTGCAAATCCACCCGATGGACCAGTTCGTGGTGAAGCCCCTCTTCGGCGGCGACACGCTGCACTGGTACACGCCCACGAACGTGACCCTGTGGATGGGTGTCGCGATCCTGTGCATCGTCCTGCTGTTGGTCGTGGGCACCCGCGGCCGCGCGATCGTGCCCTCGCGCATCCAGTCGATCGCCGAACTCGCCTATGGCTTTGTCTACAAGATGGTTGAAGACGTCGCCGGCAAGGATGGCCTGAAATATTTCCCCTACATCATGACGCTGTTCATGTTCATCGTCTTCGGCAACTTCCTCGGCCTGATCCCGATGAGCTTCACCACCACCTCGCACCTCGCGGTCACGGCCACGATGGCGCTGGCGGTGTTCTTCGGCGTCACGATCCTTGGCTTCGTCAAGCACGGCATGGGCTTCCTGCGGCTCTTCTGGATTGATGCGGCGCCGCTTGCCCTTCGGCCGATCCTCGCGATCATCGAGGTGATTTCCTACTTCGTTCGGCCGGTCAGCCACTCCATCCGACTTATGGGCAACATGATGGCCGGTCACGCCGTGATCAAAGTGTTCGCGGGCTTTGCCGGGGTGCTGGGCCTTGGCGCGATCTTCCCGCTGGCCGCGATCACCGCAGTCTACGCGCTTGAGACGCTGGTGGCCTTCATCCAGGCCTACGTCTTCGCAATCCTCACCTGTGTCTACCTGCGCGATGCGCTGCATCCGCACCACTAA
- a CDS encoding F0F1 ATP synthase subunit C, producing the protein MEGDIVQMGAYIGAGLACTGMGGAAVGVGHVVGNYISGALRNPSAAASQTATMFIGIAFAEALGIFSFLVALLLMFAV; encoded by the coding sequence ATGGAAGGCGATATCGTTCAAATGGGCGCTTACATCGGTGCCGGTCTTGCGTGCACCGGCATGGGCGGCGCCGCCGTCGGTGTGGGCCACGTTGTCGGCAACTACATCTCGGGTGCGCTCCGCAACCCCTCCGCGGCTGCGTCGCAGACCGCCACCATGTTCATCGGTATCGCGTTCGCCGAAGCGCTGGGGATCTTCTCGTTCCTCGTCGCGCTTCTGCTGATGTTCGCCGTCTGA
- a CDS encoding SIS domain-containing protein — protein sequence MEGEALLYMASDVPPDFSRAVDLILGVAGRVMLAGIGKSGHVARKIAATLASTGTPAHFVHPAEASHGDLGMIRPKDLCILISNSGETTELGDLIAHCKRFSIPIIGISRKPESTLMKAATLRLTLPDLPEACAIGMAPTTSTILTMGLGDALAVALMEKRRFMPEHFRTYHPGGKLGARLSTVSQLMHERAIVPVVGEETPMADAIVEMSARGFGVVGVADDEGRLVGVISDGDLRRNINHLMSLTAGQVCTRSPITAPPDLFAAEALSLMNTCEIGALFVVDDEGRPLGILHLQDCLRAGVS from the coding sequence ATGGAGGGCGAGGCGCTGCTTTACATGGCATCCGATGTCCCGCCGGATTTCAGCCGTGCGGTCGACCTGATCTTGGGCGTTGCCGGGCGGGTGATGCTTGCCGGGATCGGCAAGTCGGGTCATGTCGCGCGCAAGATCGCGGCCACGCTGGCCTCGACGGGGACGCCGGCCCATTTCGTGCATCCGGCAGAGGCGAGCCACGGCGATCTGGGGATGATCCGTCCGAAAGACCTTTGCATCCTGATCTCGAATTCCGGCGAAACGACCGAGCTTGGCGACCTCATCGCCCATTGCAAGCGGTTCTCGATCCCGATCATCGGCATTTCGCGCAAACCCGAAAGCACCTTGATGAAGGCGGCGACCCTGCGCCTGACCCTGCCCGACTTGCCCGAGGCCTGTGCAATCGGCATGGCGCCCACGACCTCGACCATCCTGACCATGGGGCTGGGCGATGCGCTTGCCGTCGCGCTGATGGAGAAACGCCGCTTCATGCCCGAGCATTTCCGGACCTACCATCCCGGTGGCAAGCTGGGTGCGCGTTTGTCGACGGTGTCGCAGCTTATGCATGAACGCGCCATCGTGCCGGTGGTCGGCGAGGAAACCCCAATGGCCGACGCCATCGTGGAGATGAGCGCGCGGGGCTTCGGCGTGGTTGGCGTCGCCGATGATGAAGGGCGCCTTGTCGGCGTGATTTCCGATGGTGACCTGCGCCGGAACATCAACCATCTGATGTCCTTGACCGCGGGTCAGGTCTGCACGCGGTCCCCGATCACCGCACCGCCGGATCTTTTTGCCGCCGAGGCGCTGTCGCTGATGAACACCTGTGAAATCGGGGCGCTGTTCGTGGTCGATGACGAGGGTCGTCCGCTGGGTATTCTTCACCTGCAGGACTGCTTGCGCGCCGGTGTGTCCTGA